Proteins encoded by one window of Lycium barbarum isolate Lr01 chromosome 11, ASM1917538v2, whole genome shotgun sequence:
- the LOC132619783 gene encoding uncharacterized protein LOC132619783 yields MNVVRPIEPAAPNGHRFILVAIDYFTKWVKATSHKSVTKKVVADFVRNHIICRFGVPESIITDNGANLNSHLMKDICEQFKITHRNSTAYRPQMNGAIEAANKNIKRIFRKMTDNHKGWHEKLPYALLGYRTTTRTSTGGTPYLLVYGTKVVILAEVEIPSLRIIQEAKLDNVEWVRAHYEQLALIDERRMVVVCHGQLYRQRMIRDFNKRVRTRLFQIEQLVLKRIFPHQEEYKGKFAPKWQGPYVIRKVLSGGAVVLAEMDGQERPKPISSDAIKRYYA; encoded by the coding sequence ATGAATGTTGTCAGACCCATTGAACCCGCAGCCCCGAATGGCCACCGATTCATTTTGGTTGCCATTGACTATTTCACCAAGTGGGTCAAAGCAACGTCTCACAAATCAGTAACGAAGAAAGTGGTGGCGGACTTTGTGCGAAACCACATCATATGCAGATTCGGTGTGCCCGAGTCTATCATAACAGACAACGGAGCAAACTTGAACAGCCACTTGATGAAGGATATCTGCgagcaattcaagatcacccaTCGAAATTCAACAGCTTACCGGCCGCAAATGAACGGAGCCAtagaagcagccaacaagaatatcaagaggatattcaGAAaaatgactgataatcataagggTTGGCACGAGAAGTTACCTTATGCCTTACTGGGATACCGTACAACAACCAGGACTTCAACAGGAGGAACTCCATACCTGCTGGTCTATGGAACTAAAGTAGTCATACTCGCTGAAGTTGAGATACCTTCCCTGAGAATCATTCAGGAAGCGAAATTGGATAATGTTGAATGGGTTCGAGCTCATTATGAGCAATTGGCCTTGATTGATGAGAGAAGGATGGTTGTTGTCTGTCACGGTCAATTATACCGGCAAAGGATGATAAGAGATTTCAACAAACGAGTCAGAACTAGACTTTTTCAGATCGAGCAACTGGTGCTCAAACGGATTTTTCCACATCAAGAGGAATATAAGGGGAAGTTTGCTCCCAAATGGCAGGGACCTTACGTAATCCGCAAAGTACTCTCCGGAGGAGCGGTAGTATTGGCAGAAATGGACGGTCAAGAACGGCCGAAGCCGATTAGCTCGGATGCAATCAAACGCTACTATGCATGA